Within Candidatus Methylomirabilota bacterium, the genomic segment CGGGGCCGTTCCACACCACCTCCTCGACGTGGCGGGCCCGGACGAGCGCTACCACGTCGCGCGCTTTCGCGCCGATGCCCTCGCGACCATCGCGGCCATCCACTCCCGCGGGCGGCTGCCGGTCGTGGTGGGCGGCACCGGGCTCTACGTGCGGGGGCTCCTGAAGGGGCTCACGCCGGCGCCGCCCGCCGATCCCGCCCTCCGCGAGGCGCTCGAGCGCTTCGCGGCCGCGCACGGCGCGCCCGCGCTGCACGCGCGGCTGGCCGCGGCGTCGCCCGAGGTCGCGGCGCGGCTGCATCCGAACGACCGGATCCGCATCGTGCGCGCCCTCGAGATCCACGCCCGGCCCGGCGCGGTCACGGGCGAGCCGGGGCAGGGCAGCTGGGAGCGCGCGCCCGCGGCATGGCGGCTGCTCGTGATCGGCCTCGGCCGCAAGCGGCCGGTGCTCAACCAGGCGATCGCCGAACGGGCGCGCGCGATGG encodes:
- the miaA gene encoding tRNA (adenosine(37)-N6)-dimethylallyltransferase MiaA; the encoded protein is MSAPPLLVLVGPTAVGKTAVAVRLAAHVPIEVVSADSRQVYRGMDIGTGKPTAAERGAVPHHLLDVAGPDERYHVARFRADALATIAAIHSRGRLPVVVGGTGLYVRGLLKGLTPAPPADPALREALERFAAAHGAPALHARLAAASPEVAARLHPNDRIRIVRALEIHARPGAVTGEPGQGSWERAPAAWRLLVIGLGRKRPVLNQAIAERARAMVERGMMEEVTRLLDAGYDPERPPMDGIGYRAFVQAGRGLIPLDEALRLMIRDTTRYAKRQMTWFARDPEIRWLDVDEAGGIDAAAETVLKQITQEGLTE